One genomic segment of Candidatus Neomarinimicrobiota bacterium includes these proteins:
- a CDS encoding TIM-barrel domain-containing protein, whose translation MRGLHVFIPPLCLVVFIISDLNAQQQVLETSWGSVVVQEDPFNLIIQDREGLALVAGVDPHSYPAAIFGLKVGETWDRIITIESAKRESGTLILTGVTAADRAVQISISKPAEHVLVQMSGPENAEAIGYAIHADDGEHFRGMGQRFTGLELRGQEIPTNDPPWTVPIPFLISSRGYGLYAETIGQFTFDLGTRESEVYSFWVNGPQLAFHLFYGPTPKEIVRQYTALTGRMLKPPAWKFGVWKWRDWVFDEYEVYQDATMLRDLDIPTSVIFIDSPWSNEYIDYEFNPKLFPNPGKMIADLHAMGYRVLLWMVPFVNPAAKNYRYADRKGYFVKDANGDTYQIEWWRPSGTDEIGLTSDGRGGMIDFTNPKAVKWWQNQVAKVVDLGIDGFKMDDCEHLPADAYLFDGTRGYEHQHHYPELYDKAVHDLMQDKTGGDFVLIPRAGSAGSQRYIPAFWAADQNADFDMNEGLPSVIRGAQSIGLMG comes from the coding sequence ATGCGTGGCTTACATGTATTCATTCCACCGTTGTGCTTGGTGGTGTTTATCATATCGGATCTGAATGCCCAGCAGCAGGTGCTGGAAACCTCCTGGGGCAGCGTAGTGGTTCAGGAAGATCCGTTCAACCTGATTATTCAGGACCGGGAAGGCCTGGCGCTGGTCGCGGGGGTAGATCCTCACTCCTATCCGGCAGCCATCTTTGGCCTGAAGGTAGGTGAAACGTGGGACCGCATTATCACAATCGAGTCTGCCAAACGCGAATCCGGAACTCTGATATTGACCGGTGTGACCGCTGCTGATCGTGCAGTCCAGATCAGTATATCAAAACCAGCTGAGCATGTATTGGTTCAAATGAGCGGGCCGGAAAATGCGGAAGCGATAGGCTATGCCATTCACGCCGATGACGGCGAACATTTCCGGGGAATGGGTCAGCGCTTCACCGGCCTGGAATTACGGGGTCAGGAAATCCCCACCAACGATCCCCCGTGGACGGTGCCCATCCCGTTCCTGATCAGCAGCCGGGGCTACGGGCTGTACGCCGAGACCATCGGCCAGTTCACCTTTGACCTGGGCACCCGGGAAAGCGAGGTCTATTCCTTCTGGGTCAATGGGCCGCAGCTGGCGTTTCATCTGTTCTACGGCCCTACACCCAAGGAAATCGTAAGGCAATACACCGCGCTGACCGGGCGTATGCTCAAGCCACCAGCCTGGAAGTTCGGCGTTTGGAAATGGCGCGACTGGGTCTTCGATGAATATGAAGTCTACCAGGACGCCACCATGCTGCGAGATCTGGACATTCCCACCAGCGTCATCTTCATCGACAGCCCCTGGTCCAATGAATACATCGATTATGAATTCAATCCCAAACTGTTCCCGAATCCCGGAAAGATGATCGCTGATCTGCATGCTATGGGCTACCGGGTACTGCTCTGGATGGTGCCGTTTGTGAATCCGGCGGCCAAAAACTACCGGTATGCGGACCGGAAAGGGTATTTTGTGAAAGATGCCAACGGTGATACGTACCAGATAGAATGGTGGCGCCCCTCCGGCACCGATGAGATCGGCCTGACCAGTGACGGCCGCGGTGGTATGATCGACTTCACCAATCCCAAAGCGGTGAAATGGTGGCAGAATCAGGTTGCCAAAGTGGTGGATCTGGGCATCGATGGATTCAAGATGGATGACTGTGAGCACCTGCCGGCGGATGCCTATTTGTTTGACGGCACCAGGGGCTATGAGCACCAGCATCATTATCCCGAGCTCTACGACAAGGCTGTCCATGACCTCATGCAGGATAAGACCGGGGGGGATTTCGTGCTTATCCCCCGGGCCGGCTCAGCCGGGTCGCAGAGGTACATCCCGGCTTTCTGGGCCGCCGATCAGAATGCCGATTTCGACATGAACGAGGGCTTGCCTTCGGTCATCAGGGGTGCTCAGAGTATCGGCCTGATGGG